GACGACGGAAATCCGTAAGGGCACGGGACGCAGCCGTTCTACCCCGATCATTGCCCTCACGGCGCATGTGGCGCCCGGCGATTTTGGCAGCCTCAAGGAAGCGGGTTTCCAGGATGTCATCACCAAGCCGGTGCGCAAGGAAGTGCTGGTGAAATGCCTCGAGCGGTGGCTGGTCGACGATACCAAAGCCCAGCAGAAGGTGGCGTGATGAAAAAGATCAGCTCACTGTTCATGTCGATTGCGGGGCTCGTCAGCGTGGCGAGCGCGGACGAAGCGGGTCCGTTGCAGATTGCCGGCGCGCCGACGGTCGCGCCCTATGCGGCCGCCGTCGCAGACATGGTTGATGGCCAGAGCGATATCTTCATCCACCGGACGAATTCTCATCACGGCATGACGGCCCTGTGCGCCAAGGGATCTTCGATCCAGATCGCAGCCACGAACCGCCCGATGCTGGATCAGGAACGATCCCAATGTGCGGGGGAAGGGGTCGAGCAGCTTGTAGAAATCGAGCTTGGGTATGACGGCATTGTCTTCGCGCAATCCAGCAAATCCAAACACATCAGCCTGACCGCCCGGGACATCTACCTCGCCGTGGCGCGACAGACGCCACGCACCAATAGCGACTGCGTCCTGGTGCCGAACCGGCGCAAGACATGGAAGGATGTACGCTCCGACTTGCCCAAGCGGGACATTCTGGTCTTTGGACCACCCAATTCGACGGGCAGCTGGAATGCCCTGATGGAACTTGTCCTGAAGGAAGGCGCGCGCAGTTTCCCCTGCCTTGCCGAGCTTGAAAGTCGGTCACCTTCCTACTTCACATCCGCCCTTGATCTTCGCCGGGACGGCATGTGGGTCGACGGAGGCGAGAATGATTTCGCGGTGGCCCATACGCTTCGCTATGTCCGCGATGCGATCGGCATCTTTGGCTTTGCGCACCTGAGCGGCACCTCAGGGGTTGAGCCCATCTCATTCAACGGCGTCGAGCCATCCGTTCGTACACTGAACAGCCACGACTATAGCGTAACGCAAACGCTGTATCTCTATGTCCGTGCCGATCGCCTGGCGCAAAATGAAAATCTCGAGGAGATCATCGCAACCTTCTCGCGGTTTGATGCCATTGCGCCGCAGGGCCGGCTCGTTCGTCTTGGCCTCGTGCCCAGTCGCTTCAGTGGTCGCCGGACGATCATCTCCACTGCCAACGGCGAACGTCAGGTGATAGGTGCTCCCAAGCAGGAAACGATGGCTGCGCCTGTGCACTATGCTGAACCACGGAAGATCCCGTCCCCCTCGGTGAAACCTGAACCGGCCGCAAAACCTGTCCGCGTTGTCAAAGCACCGCCGGCCGCATCGCCCCCCAAACCGGTGGCGAAAACAGCCCAGATCAAGCCTGCGGACCCCGCACCGAAGGCAAAACCGATTGCCCCGTTTCCATCAAAGCCTGCGACACCGCCAATAAGCGCTGCTGCAGCCGAGACGCTGCCTCGCGCCTCAACATCTACGGGTCACCCTTCAGCCCCTGAAACGCGCACCCGCGCCAAGCCTGAGTGTGAGCCGTCGGAGAATTGCGCTGAGCCGTCCCGCGACGGACCTGTGACCTCATCGATCTTCTAGTTTTCCACAAAGTTCGCCTTTAGCGGGGCGAGGGGCGGCCTCTTTCGGGACGTCGCTGGTCGAAAGCGGGACAAGGCGGCACACCCGCCGATCTACTGCCGCAACCCTGATGCGCCAAAGCTGTGCCATCCTGCATCCGACAGTCGTCGTTTGCCCCTTCTCACGGCAAACTGTCCCTATTTCACTCATCTCTCGGTTGCTGGCACATGCGTTGCTCATAGTGATGTGAAATCAAGAGTGTACGCGGCCACTTCACGCGGCTATGAATGACAGGATACGACATGGTGATAAGGGATCAGGCTGCGATGGGAATCAGGAACGCTGACCTACAGGACGATTTGCTCTGTGAAACGCGGCTGGCTCCGTTCGTTCGCTCGAAGGTGTTCACCAATCTCTTCGCCCATGGCATGGAACTCGTCGAAGAAACAGCCACTTATCTCGACAATGGCGGACGCAAGGCGGCCAAGAGTCTGAGCCGGGAAGCGGCCATGACCTATGCCGGCGTGTCCATGCGGCTGACCACACGACTGATGCAGATTGCCTCCTGGTTGCTCGTCCTGCGCGCGGTGCGCGACACGGAAATGACCGAAAAAGAGGCGCAGGAAGACAAATATCGGATTGGTCCGGCCGAGCGTTATGACCGCACCGTCAACGATATCGAGGTTCTGCCCGAGGAGTTGCGCGATCTGATCGAACAGACCGATACGCTTTATGCGCGGATCAGCCGTCTCGATCGTGACCTGTTCACCAATGCGTCGCCGCTATCAACCGAAGGCGACGCCAAGGGCCGCATGCAGGCGCTGATGCGGGCCTTTCCCTCTGAGTAAGGATTATTCTGCTGCGTCCCGCAGGCTGGCGGGGCGTTGGTCATCGAATTGACGGCCGGGACCCGTTCCCGGCCGTTTTTCTTTATAGATCGCTTTGCCTTTGTGAAGGATGCCCTTCATCCGCCCGCCGATCTCTGTTGGCGCGGCCAGCAGAACAGGGGTCAGGATGAGCGTGAGCAGGGTGGCAAACGCCAGGCCATAGACGATCGCTGAGGATAACAGGACCCACCAGTCCGACGTGGCGTTGCCGATGCCGACGGTGGCACGCTTGAAGTCGATATTGATCTCGAAAACCATGGGCAGCAGGCCGATGATTGTGGTGATGGTCGTCAGAAGCACGGGCCGCAGGCGCTGGGCTGCCGTGCGGATCGATGCCTCGTGCACGCCGAGCCCCGCCTGGCGCAGGGAATGATAAGTGTCGATCAGAACGATATTGTTGTTCACGACGATACCCGCGAGGGCGACGATACCGACGCCTGTCATGATCTGCGACACATATTGTCCTGACAGCGCGACCCCCAGAAGAACACCGTAGACGGATAGAACCACAGCTGAAAGCGTCAATGCCGCGTGATAGAAGCTGTTGAACTGGAGAAGCAGGATCAGGCCGATCATGGCCATGGCGGCGACCATTGCGCCCTGAAACCAGGCGCCGGTCTCAGCCGTCTTTTCCGCCGCGCCGCGCAGGCGCCACTGCACCGACTGTCCGAACTCTTCACTCAGCGCCCCGCTGTCCAGCCAGTCTGCCATTGCCGCGGTGGCCTGATCCTGGCTGACCGGATGGCCGGGCACGGTCCGGTTGGCATTGCCCTGGATCTCCAGCAGGCGCGAGCTGTCGCGCCGATCAAGACGGTTGAGCTGCCGTGCCGGAACACGTTTGACGAAGTTGGAAAGCGGCACATTGCCAAGGGGTGTTGCAATCTCGATCTGTTCAAGCTGCCCCAATGTCTGGTCGTCTTCGGGATAACGGAGACGGATATCAAGTTCCTCCTCCGTGTCATCGGGACGATAGGTGTCGACGATCAAACCGTCCGTCGCCAGCTGAATGGCAGCGCCGACATCCGCGATACTCAAGCCATAACGGCCAGCCTCTGACCGGTCGACATCGAGCACCCATTCAATGCCGGGCAGGG
This genomic stretch from Parvularcula sp. LCG005 harbors:
- a CDS encoding DUF1465 family protein, whose product is MGIRNADLQDDLLCETRLAPFVRSKVFTNLFAHGMELVEETATYLDNGGRKAAKSLSREAAMTYAGVSMRLTTRLMQIASWLLVLRAVRDTEMTEKEAQEDKYRIGPAERYDRTVNDIEVLPEELRDLIEQTDTLYARISRLDRDLFTNASPLSTEGDAKGRMQALMRAFPSE
- a CDS encoding PstS family phosphate ABC transporter substrate-binding protein, with product MKKISSLFMSIAGLVSVASADEAGPLQIAGAPTVAPYAAAVADMVDGQSDIFIHRTNSHHGMTALCAKGSSIQIAATNRPMLDQERSQCAGEGVEQLVEIELGYDGIVFAQSSKSKHISLTARDIYLAVARQTPRTNSDCVLVPNRRKTWKDVRSDLPKRDILVFGPPNSTGSWNALMELVLKEGARSFPCLAELESRSPSYFTSALDLRRDGMWVDGGENDFAVAHTLRYVRDAIGIFGFAHLSGTSGVEPISFNGVEPSVRTLNSHDYSVTQTLYLYVRADRLAQNENLEEIIATFSRFDAIAPQGRLVRLGLVPSRFSGRRTIISTANGERQVIGAPKQETMAAPVHYAEPRKIPSPSVKPEPAAKPVRVVKAPPAASPPKPVAKTAQIKPADPAPKAKPIAPFPSKPATPPISAAAAETLPRASTSTGHPSAPETRTRAKPECEPSENCAEPSRDGPVTSSIF